A stretch of the Desulfatirhabdium butyrativorans DSM 18734 genome encodes the following:
- a CDS encoding aspartate carbamoyltransferase catalytic subunit — protein MKPEANTKDETMPFFIKDILDIDSLSKEQINQILDTAVGMKEISTRPVKKVPTLRGKTVVLYFYEPSTRTRTSFDIAAKRLSADCISLTASGSSTVKGETLYDTAKNLEAMNPDIVVLRHPSSGAPYILARALRCSIVNAGDGTHAHPTQALLDMMTVREKKGKIEDLRVSIIGDILHSRVARSDCIGFTRLGASVTVCGPSTMIPKGIETLGVRVTTCMEEALSDADVVMMLRIQKERQSGFFFPTEREYSRLYGLNAKNLALAKPDAIVMHPGPINRGLEISSDVADGMQSIILNQVTNGVAVRMAILFLLATGGGGGAASARNAHTD, from the coding sequence ATGAAACCCGAGGCGAACACGAAAGACGAGACCATGCCGTTTTTTATCAAGGACATTCTCGATATCGACTCGCTTTCGAAGGAACAGATCAACCAGATTCTGGATACCGCCGTGGGGATGAAGGAAATCTCGACGCGGCCCGTCAAAAAAGTCCCTACCCTGCGTGGGAAAACCGTTGTTCTCTATTTTTACGAACCCAGCACCCGAACCCGCACGTCCTTCGATATTGCGGCCAAACGGCTCAGTGCCGACTGCATTTCACTCACGGCAAGCGGAAGCAGCACGGTCAAAGGGGAAACCCTCTACGATACCGCAAAAAACCTGGAAGCGATGAACCCGGATATCGTGGTGCTGCGCCACCCCTCTTCCGGGGCACCCTACATTCTTGCCAGGGCGCTTCGATGTTCCATCGTCAATGCGGGAGACGGCACCCATGCCCATCCCACCCAAGCGCTGCTCGACATGATGACGGTACGGGAAAAGAAGGGAAAGATTGAAGATCTTCGGGTATCCATTATCGGTGACATCCTGCACAGCCGGGTGGCCCGCTCCGACTGTATCGGATTCACCCGTCTTGGCGCCAGCGTTACGGTTTGCGGTCCATCCACCATGATCCCGAAAGGCATTGAAACCCTTGGGGTCCGGGTCACGACCTGCATGGAAGAGGCGCTTTCCGATGCCGATGTCGTCATGATGCTTCGCATCCAGAAGGAGCGGCAAAGCGGGTTCTTTTTTCCCACGGAGCGGGAGTATTCGAGGCTTTATGGGTTGAATGCCAAAAACCTCGCCCTTGCCAAACCCGATGCCATCGTCATGCATCCAGGTCCCATCAACCGTGGTCTGGAAATTTCATCGGATGTTGCAGACGGTATGCAGTCGATCATCCTGAATCAGGTGACCAACGGGGTGGCGGTCCGCATGGCGATCCTGTTTCTGCTCGCAACCGGAGGAGGTGGAGGTGCCGCAAGTGCACGAAATGCCCATACTGATTGA
- a CDS encoding DUF721 domain-containing protein, giving the protein MAAPVPISSLIDQWMQEYRKDGPSVLERICRCWSDAVGEDAALEAKPCAIKGDMLLVHVSSPVWVHHLHFQKQDILKRLNQSGASVTLTDIKFKIGPV; this is encoded by the coding sequence ATGGCTGCGCCTGTTCCCATCAGCTCATTGATCGATCAATGGATGCAGGAGTACCGCAAGGATGGCCCCTCCGTTCTCGAACGCATTTGCCGGTGCTGGTCCGACGCCGTAGGAGAAGATGCGGCCCTGGAGGCGAAGCCCTGCGCCATCAAGGGTGATATGCTTCTTGTGCATGTCAGCAGCCCTGTTTGGGTTCATCACCTGCACTTTCAAAAACAGGACATTCTCAAGCGACTCAATCAATCCGGCGCGTCCGTTACATTGACGGATATCAAATTCAAGATCGGGCCTGTATGA
- a CDS encoding tRNA1(Val) (adenine(37)-N6)-methyltransferase, producing the protein MNPGYTQDTLLNGKLRIRQPGKGYRFSVDALLLAQFANVKAGEHILELGAGCGVISLMLAFQNPDIRITAIEIQPELAELARHNIAANGLEKRMQVLCQDLRKLSLHHFACPVDRVIANPPFRKKESGRINPHLQQAIARHEISVTIQDMIHATSRLLRKGGRFDVIYCTERLSELLCEMSSAQIEPKSMQFVHGNGGLPARMVLVSGVKGSRPGGLMVCPPLLLKGAAFRDSPTADEGPAP; encoded by the coding sequence ATGAATCCGGGGTATACGCAGGATACCCTTCTAAATGGAAAGCTCCGCATACGACAGCCCGGCAAAGGGTATCGGTTTTCCGTAGATGCGCTTCTGCTGGCGCAGTTTGCGAATGTAAAAGCGGGCGAGCACATCCTCGAATTGGGCGCCGGATGCGGCGTGATTTCCTTGATGCTGGCTTTTCAGAACCCGGATATCCGAATAACGGCTATCGAAATTCAGCCGGAACTGGCAGAACTGGCGAGACACAACATCGCAGCCAACGGCCTCGAAAAGCGGATGCAGGTGCTATGCCAGGATCTTCGGAAATTATCGCTCCATCATTTCGCCTGTCCCGTAGATCGGGTGATCGCCAATCCACCTTTTCGAAAAAAGGAATCAGGCCGCATCAATCCGCATCTGCAACAAGCCATCGCCAGGCACGAGATTTCTGTAACGATCCAGGACATGATCCACGCGACATCGAGATTGCTGAGAAAAGGAGGCAGGTTCGATGTGATTTACTGCACCGAGAGACTTTCGGAATTGCTCTGTGAAATGAGCTCGGCCCAGATCGAGCCCAAGAGCATGCAGTTCGTTCATGGCAACGGGGGTTTGCCTGCTCGCATGGTGCTGGTATCAGGCGTGAAGGGAAGCAGGCCGGGCGGGTTGATGGTCTGCCCGCCGTTGCTGCTGAAAGGCGCTGCGTTCAGGGATTCTCCCACAGCGGATGAAGGGCCAGCCCCGTGA
- a CDS encoding sigma-54-dependent transcriptional regulator, giving the protein MSKSQTAKSAHILVVDDELSMCELLEIMLTQEGYTVSSARSGKKALSLLNQQPVDLLICDIRLGDLTGIDVLKAAKSKDDRTPVIMISAYTTTEMAVEAMNCGAYDFVPKPFDNTELKQTIARALQLRNACNIQEKDLIGKEIEQTLHFGKLIGNTSVMLKVYEMIRQVANTTTNILITGESGTGKELVARAIHDESNRRDHPFVTLNCCGIPETLLESELMGYRKGAFTGALQDKKGLFESADKGTVFLDEIGDLSPVIQVKLLRLVQEKVLKPIGATEDIKVDVRIVSATNKNLEAEVIEGRFREDLFYRLNVIEIRMPPLRERKEDIRFLAQHFIEKYSRLMGKQIVKLSSYAIDLLNRYDFPGNVRELENLIERSVALSNTNIILPDSLAIAAHKKLHRRRWIEGVKNRRFDLEEVKTGVNIDAILEEIEKAYVEKALSFANGDRQRAAELLGINLRSIRYRIEKLGLSPRARMAESDSIEEA; this is encoded by the coding sequence ATGAGCAAATCGCAAACCGCAAAATCCGCCCATATTCTGGTTGTTGATGACGAGCTGAGCATGTGTGAACTGCTCGAAATCATGTTAACCCAGGAAGGGTATACCGTCAGTTCCGCCAGAAGCGGCAAGAAAGCCTTGTCGCTTCTGAACCAGCAGCCGGTCGATCTGTTGATCTGCGATATCCGGCTGGGAGATCTCACCGGAATAGACGTGCTGAAGGCTGCCAAATCAAAGGACGATCGCACGCCCGTCATCATGATCTCGGCCTATACCACGACGGAAATGGCCGTCGAAGCGATGAACTGCGGGGCCTACGACTTCGTCCCCAAACCTTTCGACAACACCGAGCTCAAGCAGACCATCGCCCGGGCGCTCCAGCTTCGAAATGCATGCAATATCCAGGAAAAAGACCTGATCGGCAAGGAAATCGAACAGACCCTTCACTTTGGAAAATTGATCGGCAACACCTCGGTCATGCTCAAGGTGTATGAGATGATCCGGCAGGTGGCCAACACCACCACGAACATTCTCATCACCGGTGAAAGCGGGACCGGAAAAGAGCTCGTGGCAAGGGCCATCCATGACGAGAGCAACCGCAGGGACCATCCTTTCGTGACGCTGAACTGCTGCGGAATTCCGGAAACGCTGCTGGAAAGCGAGCTGATGGGTTACCGGAAAGGAGCATTCACCGGAGCCCTGCAAGACAAGAAAGGGCTTTTCGAATCCGCGGACAAAGGAACGGTCTTTCTGGATGAGATCGGGGATTTGAGCCCGGTTATCCAGGTCAAATTGCTCCGGCTCGTTCAAGAGAAGGTGCTCAAACCGATCGGCGCAACCGAAGATATCAAAGTCGATGTTCGGATCGTTTCAGCCACGAACAAAAACCTGGAAGCCGAAGTCATCGAAGGCCGCTTCCGAGAAGACCTCTTCTACAGGCTCAATGTCATCGAAATCCGGATGCCGCCCCTCCGGGAGCGAAAAGAAGATATCCGCTTTCTTGCCCAGCATTTCATCGAAAAATATTCTCGGTTGATGGGCAAGCAAATCGTCAAACTGAGCTCTTATGCCATCGATTTGCTGAACCGCTACGACTTTCCGGGAAACGTGCGGGAACTGGAAAACCTGATCGAAAGAAGCGTTGCGCTTTCCAACACAAACATCATCCTGCCGGACAGCCTGGCCATCGCCGCGCATAAAAAACTTCATCGCAGGCGGTGGATTGAGGGGGTGAAAAACCGAAGATTCGATCTGGAAGAAGTGAAAACTGGGGTGAACATCGATGCGATTCTGGAGGAAATCGAAAAGGCCTATGTCGAAAAAGCCTTGTCTTTCGCCAATGGAGATCGGCAGCGAGCAGCGGAACTGTTGGGCATCAATCTCAGATCGATCCGGTACCGCATCGAAAAATTGGGGCTTTCTCCAAGGGCTCGGATGGCGGAATCCGATTCGATTGAGGAAGCATGA
- a CDS encoding dihydroorotase gives MPQVHEMPILIENATIIDPGRYDGRYDVLIEKAKIVRIVPHGTSWNGHLPLESARIRRIDASSWFLVPGLIDMHVHLREPGHEYKETIESGCIAAACGGVTAVCPMPNTRPVNDNAQVTSFILSQASRANGVQVYPVGAISKGLNGEALSEMADMKQAGIVAVTDDGKPVTNSLLMRRAMEYAKSLGLVVISHCEDPNLSGAGCMNEGALASRMGLAGIPNAAESVMVLREIALAELTGAAVHIAHVSTRESVQAIREAKARGVSITCETAPHYFTLTEEAVGNYDTHAKMNPPLRSAADREAIRTGLADGTIDVIATDHAPHSPVEKDVEFDRAAFGIVGLESLLPLSLRLIADGVLHWGDLVKKLVANPARILGIERKIAEGAEATLTLIDPNHEWILDPAALRSKSRNTPFVFWKMRGKAVMTMVRGKTVFSALENP, from the coding sequence GTGCCGCAAGTGCACGAAATGCCCATACTGATTGAAAATGCGACTATCATCGATCCTGGAAGATACGATGGAAGATACGATGTGCTGATCGAAAAAGCGAAAATCGTCCGGATCGTTCCCCACGGCACGAGTTGGAATGGCCATCTGCCGCTGGAATCCGCCCGGATCAGACGCATCGATGCCTCATCCTGGTTTCTCGTCCCAGGTCTGATCGACATGCACGTGCATCTGCGCGAGCCGGGCCATGAATACAAAGAAACCATCGAGAGCGGTTGCATTGCGGCGGCCTGCGGCGGGGTGACGGCCGTATGCCCAATGCCCAATACCCGCCCTGTCAACGACAACGCGCAGGTTACATCCTTCATTCTTTCACAGGCAAGCCGCGCAAACGGCGTTCAGGTCTATCCAGTCGGCGCCATTTCCAAAGGATTGAACGGCGAAGCGCTTTCCGAGATGGCAGACATGAAGCAGGCTGGCATCGTAGCAGTGACAGACGATGGAAAACCCGTCACCAACAGCCTGTTGATGCGAAGGGCCATGGAATATGCCAAAAGCCTCGGGCTTGTGGTGATCTCCCATTGTGAAGACCCGAATCTTTCGGGCGCAGGTTGCATGAACGAAGGAGCGCTCGCCTCCCGTATGGGTCTTGCGGGCATTCCCAATGCCGCGGAATCCGTGATGGTGCTGCGCGAAATCGCCCTTGCCGAACTCACCGGCGCGGCGGTCCATATCGCACACGTCAGCACGCGAGAATCGGTACAGGCTATCCGTGAAGCCAAGGCCCGAGGCGTTTCGATTACCTGTGAGACGGCCCCCCATTATTTCACGCTGACGGAGGAGGCTGTCGGCAATTATGACACGCATGCCAAGATGAATCCGCCGCTTCGCAGCGCAGCAGACCGCGAAGCCATTCGGACCGGTCTTGCAGACGGCACCATCGATGTGATTGCAACCGACCATGCGCCCCATTCCCCGGTCGAAAAGGATGTCGAATTTGACCGGGCGGCATTCGGCATCGTCGGTCTGGAAAGCCTGCTGCCGCTTTCGTTGCGCCTCATCGCCGACGGCGTGCTGCATTGGGGCGATCTGGTGAAAAAGCTCGTCGCGAACCCTGCCCGCATTTTGGGAATTGAGCGAAAGATAGCGGAGGGCGCCGAGGCGACCCTGACATTGATCGATCCGAATCACGAATGGATCCTCGATCCTGCAGCACTCCGGTCAAAAAGTCGCAATACGCCCTTTGTCTTCTGGAAAATGCGGGGAAAGGCCGTCATGACAATGGTCCGCGGTAAAACGGTTTTTTCTGCGCTGGAAAACCCATGA